A portion of the Musa acuminata AAA Group cultivar baxijiao chromosome BXJ1-1, Cavendish_Baxijiao_AAA, whole genome shotgun sequence genome contains these proteins:
- the LOC135621474 gene encoding putative GTP diphosphokinase RSH1, chloroplastic isoform X3, with translation MASSPSSSVSVECANLCKLYKGEGGGWYECSVLSCAWKAPRVLTGSLASTTLPRCSAYHRDEKVRVRRKRWLCQVNAVRSEDLNEGQLGCTNSVDFSVYEWFSRSHITLQTSQKWRLGCASSNSSFSDSISPDSLWEDLKPTISYLAQEELKLVHDALKLAFEAHDGQKRRSGEPFIIHPVEVARILGELELDWESIAAGLLHDTVEDTKLVTFDRIEKEFGATVRHIVEGETKVSKLGKLKCKSADSSVQDVKADDLRQMFLAMTEEVRVIIVKLADRLHNMRTLSHMPPHKQSSIALETLQVFAPLAKLLGMYQIKSELEYLSFLYTNPSDFAELKKRVEDLYRDYEKELDEAKKILRQRLEEDQFLDLVSVKTEVRSVCKELYSVYKAVLKSKRSIHEINQIAQLRIIIKPKTCNGVGPLCSAQQICYHVLGLVHEIWTPIPRAIKDYIATPKPNGYQSLHTTVMPFLYESMFHLEVQIRTEDMDLIAERGIAAHYSGRVVPGLVGKEIPGGRNSKGKTTCLNNTDFALRIGWLNAIREWQQEFVGNMSSREFVDTVMRDLLGSRVFVFTPKGEIKNLPKGATVIDYAYMIHTDIGNNMVAAKVNGNLVSPMHILANAEVVEIITYNALSSKSAFQRHQQWLQHAKTRSARHKIMKFLREQAALAATEITADTVNDFVADLKDGGEYEQTFSRSSPNKRKSIWEKMLAIATESTSTERKHDLLPVRNTSDLPKINGKYNKIVQTMCMKINGNPMTRDDAFTEFIYGKIPTYKEVLPGLESWKAGKIALWHHVEGNSIMWFCVVCIDRKGMMAEVSSALTAVGIRICSCVAEIDRRRGMGVMLFHFEGTPDNLVNACSSVDVILGVLGWSAGCSWSSPMDDHNFL, from the exons ATGGCTTCTTCCCCGTCGAGTTCGG TGTCCGTGGAGTGCGCGAACCTCTGCAAGCTCTATAAAGGAGAAGGCGGCGGGTGGTACGAGTGCAGCGTGCTCTCTTGTGCCTGGAAGGCGCCGAGGGTTCTTACTGGTTCTCTCGCCAGCACTACCTTGCCGCGGTGCTCGGCTTACCATCGTGATGAGAAGGTTAGGGTGAGGAGAAAGCGCTGGTTGTGCCAGGTGAATGCG GTTAGATCTGAAGACCTTAATGAGGGACAGTTGGGATGTACCAACTCTGTTGATTTTTCAGTATATGAATGGTTTTCTAGATCACATATTACTCTTCAAACAAGCCAAAAATGGAGGCTTGGTTGTGCTTCATCAAATTCGAGCTTCTCTGATAGCATTTCTCCTGATTCATTGTGGGAG gaCCTGAAACCAACTATTTCTTATCTTGCACAAGAGGAACTGAAGTTAGTGCATGATGCTTTGAAG CTTGCGTTTGAAGCACATGATGGGCAGAAACGGCGAAGCGGGGAACCCTTCATTATTCATCCTGTTGAAGTTGCACGGATACTTGGAGAACTT GAACTGGATTGGGAATCCATTGCTGCTGGTTTATTACATGATACTGTTGAAGATACAAAATTAGTTACATTTGATAGGATAGAGAAGGAATTTGGTGCTACCGTACGACACATTGTGGAGGGAGAGACCAAG GTgtccaagctgggaaaactaaagtGCAAAAGTGCAGATAGTTCAGTTCAAGATGTAAAAGCTGATGACTTGAGGCAGATGTTTCTTGCAATGACAGAAGAG GTTCGTGTTATAATTGTCAAATTGGCTGATCGTTTACATAATATGCGTACTCTATCCCACATGCCTCCACATAAGCag TCCAGCATTGCCTTAGAGACACTTCAAGTGTTTGCACCTTTAGCAAAGCTTTTAGGGATGTACCAAATTAAG TCAGAACTAGAATATCTGTCTTTCCTGTATACAAATCCTAGTGACTTCGCGGAGCTTAAGAAAAGAGTTGAAGATCTTTATAGAGATTATGAGAAAGAACTAGATGAG GCTAAGAAGATCTTAAGGCAAAGACTCGAAGAGGACCAATTTTTGGATCTTGTTTCAGTGAAAACAGAAGTGCGGTCTGTCTGTAAAGAGCTGTACAG TGTGTACAAAGCTGTGCTGAAATCGAAGAGGTCAATTCACGAGATCAACCAAATTGCACAG CTCCGAATTATTATAAAACCGAAAACCTGCAATGGAGTTGGACCTCTCTGTAGTGCACAACAG aTATGCTACCATGTTCTTGGCCTTGTTCATGAAATCTGGACCCCCATACCTCGAGCT ATCAAAGATTATATTGCTACTCCAAAACCCAATGGCTACCAAAGCCTCCATACCACAGTGATGCCCTTTCTTTATGAGAGCATGTTCCATTTGGAGGTTCAG ATAAGAACAGAGGACATGGATTTAATAGCTGAAAGAGGTATAGCTGCTCATTACAGTGGAAGAGTAGTTCCTGGTTTGGTAGGGAAAGAAATACCTGGTGGGAGAAATTCAAAAGGAAAGACCACTTGCTTGAACAATACTGATTTTGCTCTCAGG ATTGGTTGGCTCAATGCTATCAGAGAATGGCAGCAGGAGTTTGTTGGTAACATGAGCTCTAGGGAATTTGTTGATACTGTCATGCGAGACCTGTTGGGTAGTCGGGTGTTTGTTTTTACGCCAAAAGGAGAG ATTAAAAACCTCCCTAAGGGTGCAACTGTGATTGATTATGCTTATATGATTCACACTGATATTGGAAACAATATGGTCGCAGCGAAG GTCAATGGTAATCTTGTTTCACCCATGCATATCCTTGCCAATGCCGAAGTTGTCGAGATAATCACCTACAAT GCTTTATCAAGCAAATCAGCTTTCCAAAGGCATCAGCAATGGCTGCAGCATGCAAAGACTCGAAGTGCCAGACACAAAATCATGAAA TTTTTGAGGGAGCAAGCTGCACTTGCTGCAACTGAAATAACTGCAGATACGGTTAACGATTTTGTTGCCGATCTCAAGGATGGGGGTGAATATGAACAGACGTTTTCCAGGTCTTCACCGAACAAAAGAAAATCCATATGGGAAAAGATGCTTGCGATTGCCACGGAATCAACTTCCACAGAGAGAAAGCATGACCTTTTACCAGTTCGGAACACTAGTGACTTGCCTAAAATCAATGGAAAGTACAACAAGATTGTGCAGACAATGTGTATGAAGATCAATGGCAATCCAATGACCAGAGATGATGCTTTTACTGAGTTTATATATGGAAAGATTCCTACATATAAAGAGGTGTTACCTGGTTTAGAAAGCTGGAAAGCAGGCAAAATTGCATTGTGGCACCATGTTGAAGGCAATTCAATTATGTGGTTTTGTGTAGTATGTATCGATCGCAAAG GTATGATGGCTGAAGTTTCATCAGCGCTGACGGCTGTTGGGATTAGGATATGCTCTTGTGTG GCAGAAATTGACAGAAGAAGGGGTATGGGTGTAATGTTGTTTCATTTTGAAGGAACACCGGACAACCTG GTGAATGCATGTTCGAGTGTGGATGTGATCCTTGGTGTTTTGGGTTGGTCTGCTGGCTGTAGCTGGTCCAGTCCGATGGACGACCACAATTTTTTGTGA
- the LOC135621474 gene encoding putative GTP diphosphokinase RSH1, chloroplastic isoform X2, which yields MASSPSSSGGIDCAVSVECANLCKLYKGEGGGWYECSVLSCAWKAPRVLTGSLASTTLPRCSAYHRDEKVRVRRKRWLCQVRSEDLNEGQLGCTNSVDFSVYEWFSRSHITLQTSQKWRLGCASSNSSFSDSISPDSLWEDLKPTISYLAQEELKLVHDALKLAFEAHDGQKRRSGEPFIIHPVEVARILGELELDWESIAAGLLHDTVEDTKLVTFDRIEKEFGATVRHIVEGETKVSKLGKLKCKSADSSVQDVKADDLRQMFLAMTEEVRVIIVKLADRLHNMRTLSHMPPHKQSSIALETLQVFAPLAKLLGMYQIKSELEYLSFLYTNPSDFAELKKRVEDLYRDYEKELDEAKKILRQRLEEDQFLDLVSVKTEVRSVCKELYSVYKAVLKSKRSIHEINQIAQLRIIIKPKTCNGVGPLCSAQQICYHVLGLVHEIWTPIPRAIKDYIATPKPNGYQSLHTTVMPFLYESMFHLEVQIRTEDMDLIAERGIAAHYSGRVVPGLVGKEIPGGRNSKGKTTCLNNTDFALRIGWLNAIREWQQEFVGNMSSREFVDTVMRDLLGSRVFVFTPKGEIKNLPKGATVIDYAYMIHTDIGNNMVAAKVNGNLVSPMHILANAEVVEIITYNALSSKSAFQRHQQWLQHAKTRSARHKIMKFLREQAALAATEITADTVNDFVADLKDGGEYEQTFSRSSPNKRKSIWEKMLAIATESTSTERKHDLLPVRNTSDLPKINGKYNKIVQTMCMKINGNPMTRDDAFTEFIYGKIPTYKEVLPGLESWKAGKIALWHHVEGNSIMWFCVVCIDRKGMMAEVSSALTAVGIRICSCVAEIDRRRGMGVMLFHFEGTPDNLVNACSSVDVILGVLGWSAGCSWSSPMDDHNFL from the exons ATGGCTTCTTCCCCGTCGAGTTCGG GTGGGATTGACTGCGCAGTGTCCGTGGAGTGCGCGAACCTCTGCAAGCTCTATAAAGGAGAAGGCGGCGGGTGGTACGAGTGCAGCGTGCTCTCTTGTGCCTGGAAGGCGCCGAGGGTTCTTACTGGTTCTCTCGCCAGCACTACCTTGCCGCGGTGCTCGGCTTACCATCGTGATGAGAAGGTTAGGGTGAGGAGAAAGCGCTGGTTGTGCCAG GTTAGATCTGAAGACCTTAATGAGGGACAGTTGGGATGTACCAACTCTGTTGATTTTTCAGTATATGAATGGTTTTCTAGATCACATATTACTCTTCAAACAAGCCAAAAATGGAGGCTTGGTTGTGCTTCATCAAATTCGAGCTTCTCTGATAGCATTTCTCCTGATTCATTGTGGGAG gaCCTGAAACCAACTATTTCTTATCTTGCACAAGAGGAACTGAAGTTAGTGCATGATGCTTTGAAG CTTGCGTTTGAAGCACATGATGGGCAGAAACGGCGAAGCGGGGAACCCTTCATTATTCATCCTGTTGAAGTTGCACGGATACTTGGAGAACTT GAACTGGATTGGGAATCCATTGCTGCTGGTTTATTACATGATACTGTTGAAGATACAAAATTAGTTACATTTGATAGGATAGAGAAGGAATTTGGTGCTACCGTACGACACATTGTGGAGGGAGAGACCAAG GTgtccaagctgggaaaactaaagtGCAAAAGTGCAGATAGTTCAGTTCAAGATGTAAAAGCTGATGACTTGAGGCAGATGTTTCTTGCAATGACAGAAGAG GTTCGTGTTATAATTGTCAAATTGGCTGATCGTTTACATAATATGCGTACTCTATCCCACATGCCTCCACATAAGCag TCCAGCATTGCCTTAGAGACACTTCAAGTGTTTGCACCTTTAGCAAAGCTTTTAGGGATGTACCAAATTAAG TCAGAACTAGAATATCTGTCTTTCCTGTATACAAATCCTAGTGACTTCGCGGAGCTTAAGAAAAGAGTTGAAGATCTTTATAGAGATTATGAGAAAGAACTAGATGAG GCTAAGAAGATCTTAAGGCAAAGACTCGAAGAGGACCAATTTTTGGATCTTGTTTCAGTGAAAACAGAAGTGCGGTCTGTCTGTAAAGAGCTGTACAG TGTGTACAAAGCTGTGCTGAAATCGAAGAGGTCAATTCACGAGATCAACCAAATTGCACAG CTCCGAATTATTATAAAACCGAAAACCTGCAATGGAGTTGGACCTCTCTGTAGTGCACAACAG aTATGCTACCATGTTCTTGGCCTTGTTCATGAAATCTGGACCCCCATACCTCGAGCT ATCAAAGATTATATTGCTACTCCAAAACCCAATGGCTACCAAAGCCTCCATACCACAGTGATGCCCTTTCTTTATGAGAGCATGTTCCATTTGGAGGTTCAG ATAAGAACAGAGGACATGGATTTAATAGCTGAAAGAGGTATAGCTGCTCATTACAGTGGAAGAGTAGTTCCTGGTTTGGTAGGGAAAGAAATACCTGGTGGGAGAAATTCAAAAGGAAAGACCACTTGCTTGAACAATACTGATTTTGCTCTCAGG ATTGGTTGGCTCAATGCTATCAGAGAATGGCAGCAGGAGTTTGTTGGTAACATGAGCTCTAGGGAATTTGTTGATACTGTCATGCGAGACCTGTTGGGTAGTCGGGTGTTTGTTTTTACGCCAAAAGGAGAG ATTAAAAACCTCCCTAAGGGTGCAACTGTGATTGATTATGCTTATATGATTCACACTGATATTGGAAACAATATGGTCGCAGCGAAG GTCAATGGTAATCTTGTTTCACCCATGCATATCCTTGCCAATGCCGAAGTTGTCGAGATAATCACCTACAAT GCTTTATCAAGCAAATCAGCTTTCCAAAGGCATCAGCAATGGCTGCAGCATGCAAAGACTCGAAGTGCCAGACACAAAATCATGAAA TTTTTGAGGGAGCAAGCTGCACTTGCTGCAACTGAAATAACTGCAGATACGGTTAACGATTTTGTTGCCGATCTCAAGGATGGGGGTGAATATGAACAGACGTTTTCCAGGTCTTCACCGAACAAAAGAAAATCCATATGGGAAAAGATGCTTGCGATTGCCACGGAATCAACTTCCACAGAGAGAAAGCATGACCTTTTACCAGTTCGGAACACTAGTGACTTGCCTAAAATCAATGGAAAGTACAACAAGATTGTGCAGACAATGTGTATGAAGATCAATGGCAATCCAATGACCAGAGATGATGCTTTTACTGAGTTTATATATGGAAAGATTCCTACATATAAAGAGGTGTTACCTGGTTTAGAAAGCTGGAAAGCAGGCAAAATTGCATTGTGGCACCATGTTGAAGGCAATTCAATTATGTGGTTTTGTGTAGTATGTATCGATCGCAAAG GTATGATGGCTGAAGTTTCATCAGCGCTGACGGCTGTTGGGATTAGGATATGCTCTTGTGTG GCAGAAATTGACAGAAGAAGGGGTATGGGTGTAATGTTGTTTCATTTTGAAGGAACACCGGACAACCTG GTGAATGCATGTTCGAGTGTGGATGTGATCCTTGGTGTTTTGGGTTGGTCTGCTGGCTGTAGCTGGTCCAGTCCGATGGACGACCACAATTTTTTGTGA
- the LOC135621474 gene encoding putative GTP diphosphokinase RSH1, chloroplastic isoform X1, whose translation MASSPSSSGGIDCAVSVECANLCKLYKGEGGGWYECSVLSCAWKAPRVLTGSLASTTLPRCSAYHRDEKVRVRRKRWLCQVNAVRSEDLNEGQLGCTNSVDFSVYEWFSRSHITLQTSQKWRLGCASSNSSFSDSISPDSLWEDLKPTISYLAQEELKLVHDALKLAFEAHDGQKRRSGEPFIIHPVEVARILGELELDWESIAAGLLHDTVEDTKLVTFDRIEKEFGATVRHIVEGETKVSKLGKLKCKSADSSVQDVKADDLRQMFLAMTEEVRVIIVKLADRLHNMRTLSHMPPHKQSSIALETLQVFAPLAKLLGMYQIKSELEYLSFLYTNPSDFAELKKRVEDLYRDYEKELDEAKKILRQRLEEDQFLDLVSVKTEVRSVCKELYSVYKAVLKSKRSIHEINQIAQLRIIIKPKTCNGVGPLCSAQQICYHVLGLVHEIWTPIPRAIKDYIATPKPNGYQSLHTTVMPFLYESMFHLEVQIRTEDMDLIAERGIAAHYSGRVVPGLVGKEIPGGRNSKGKTTCLNNTDFALRIGWLNAIREWQQEFVGNMSSREFVDTVMRDLLGSRVFVFTPKGEIKNLPKGATVIDYAYMIHTDIGNNMVAAKVNGNLVSPMHILANAEVVEIITYNALSSKSAFQRHQQWLQHAKTRSARHKIMKFLREQAALAATEITADTVNDFVADLKDGGEYEQTFSRSSPNKRKSIWEKMLAIATESTSTERKHDLLPVRNTSDLPKINGKYNKIVQTMCMKINGNPMTRDDAFTEFIYGKIPTYKEVLPGLESWKAGKIALWHHVEGNSIMWFCVVCIDRKGMMAEVSSALTAVGIRICSCVAEIDRRRGMGVMLFHFEGTPDNLVNACSSVDVILGVLGWSAGCSWSSPMDDHNFL comes from the exons ATGGCTTCTTCCCCGTCGAGTTCGG GTGGGATTGACTGCGCAGTGTCCGTGGAGTGCGCGAACCTCTGCAAGCTCTATAAAGGAGAAGGCGGCGGGTGGTACGAGTGCAGCGTGCTCTCTTGTGCCTGGAAGGCGCCGAGGGTTCTTACTGGTTCTCTCGCCAGCACTACCTTGCCGCGGTGCTCGGCTTACCATCGTGATGAGAAGGTTAGGGTGAGGAGAAAGCGCTGGTTGTGCCAGGTGAATGCG GTTAGATCTGAAGACCTTAATGAGGGACAGTTGGGATGTACCAACTCTGTTGATTTTTCAGTATATGAATGGTTTTCTAGATCACATATTACTCTTCAAACAAGCCAAAAATGGAGGCTTGGTTGTGCTTCATCAAATTCGAGCTTCTCTGATAGCATTTCTCCTGATTCATTGTGGGAG gaCCTGAAACCAACTATTTCTTATCTTGCACAAGAGGAACTGAAGTTAGTGCATGATGCTTTGAAG CTTGCGTTTGAAGCACATGATGGGCAGAAACGGCGAAGCGGGGAACCCTTCATTATTCATCCTGTTGAAGTTGCACGGATACTTGGAGAACTT GAACTGGATTGGGAATCCATTGCTGCTGGTTTATTACATGATACTGTTGAAGATACAAAATTAGTTACATTTGATAGGATAGAGAAGGAATTTGGTGCTACCGTACGACACATTGTGGAGGGAGAGACCAAG GTgtccaagctgggaaaactaaagtGCAAAAGTGCAGATAGTTCAGTTCAAGATGTAAAAGCTGATGACTTGAGGCAGATGTTTCTTGCAATGACAGAAGAG GTTCGTGTTATAATTGTCAAATTGGCTGATCGTTTACATAATATGCGTACTCTATCCCACATGCCTCCACATAAGCag TCCAGCATTGCCTTAGAGACACTTCAAGTGTTTGCACCTTTAGCAAAGCTTTTAGGGATGTACCAAATTAAG TCAGAACTAGAATATCTGTCTTTCCTGTATACAAATCCTAGTGACTTCGCGGAGCTTAAGAAAAGAGTTGAAGATCTTTATAGAGATTATGAGAAAGAACTAGATGAG GCTAAGAAGATCTTAAGGCAAAGACTCGAAGAGGACCAATTTTTGGATCTTGTTTCAGTGAAAACAGAAGTGCGGTCTGTCTGTAAAGAGCTGTACAG TGTGTACAAAGCTGTGCTGAAATCGAAGAGGTCAATTCACGAGATCAACCAAATTGCACAG CTCCGAATTATTATAAAACCGAAAACCTGCAATGGAGTTGGACCTCTCTGTAGTGCACAACAG aTATGCTACCATGTTCTTGGCCTTGTTCATGAAATCTGGACCCCCATACCTCGAGCT ATCAAAGATTATATTGCTACTCCAAAACCCAATGGCTACCAAAGCCTCCATACCACAGTGATGCCCTTTCTTTATGAGAGCATGTTCCATTTGGAGGTTCAG ATAAGAACAGAGGACATGGATTTAATAGCTGAAAGAGGTATAGCTGCTCATTACAGTGGAAGAGTAGTTCCTGGTTTGGTAGGGAAAGAAATACCTGGTGGGAGAAATTCAAAAGGAAAGACCACTTGCTTGAACAATACTGATTTTGCTCTCAGG ATTGGTTGGCTCAATGCTATCAGAGAATGGCAGCAGGAGTTTGTTGGTAACATGAGCTCTAGGGAATTTGTTGATACTGTCATGCGAGACCTGTTGGGTAGTCGGGTGTTTGTTTTTACGCCAAAAGGAGAG ATTAAAAACCTCCCTAAGGGTGCAACTGTGATTGATTATGCTTATATGATTCACACTGATATTGGAAACAATATGGTCGCAGCGAAG GTCAATGGTAATCTTGTTTCACCCATGCATATCCTTGCCAATGCCGAAGTTGTCGAGATAATCACCTACAAT GCTTTATCAAGCAAATCAGCTTTCCAAAGGCATCAGCAATGGCTGCAGCATGCAAAGACTCGAAGTGCCAGACACAAAATCATGAAA TTTTTGAGGGAGCAAGCTGCACTTGCTGCAACTGAAATAACTGCAGATACGGTTAACGATTTTGTTGCCGATCTCAAGGATGGGGGTGAATATGAACAGACGTTTTCCAGGTCTTCACCGAACAAAAGAAAATCCATATGGGAAAAGATGCTTGCGATTGCCACGGAATCAACTTCCACAGAGAGAAAGCATGACCTTTTACCAGTTCGGAACACTAGTGACTTGCCTAAAATCAATGGAAAGTACAACAAGATTGTGCAGACAATGTGTATGAAGATCAATGGCAATCCAATGACCAGAGATGATGCTTTTACTGAGTTTATATATGGAAAGATTCCTACATATAAAGAGGTGTTACCTGGTTTAGAAAGCTGGAAAGCAGGCAAAATTGCATTGTGGCACCATGTTGAAGGCAATTCAATTATGTGGTTTTGTGTAGTATGTATCGATCGCAAAG GTATGATGGCTGAAGTTTCATCAGCGCTGACGGCTGTTGGGATTAGGATATGCTCTTGTGTG GCAGAAATTGACAGAAGAAGGGGTATGGGTGTAATGTTGTTTCATTTTGAAGGAACACCGGACAACCTG GTGAATGCATGTTCGAGTGTGGATGTGATCCTTGGTGTTTTGGGTTGGTCTGCTGGCTGTAGCTGGTCCAGTCCGATGGACGACCACAATTTTTTGTGA
- the LOC135621474 gene encoding putative GTP diphosphokinase RSH1, chloroplastic isoform X4 has translation MASSPSSSGGIDCAVSVECANLCKLYKGEGGGWYECSVLSCAWKAPRVLTGSLASTTLPRCSAYHRDEKVRVRRKRWLCQVNAVRSEDLNEGQLGCTNSVDFSVYEWFSRSHITLQTSQKWRLGCASSNSSFSDSISPDSLWEDLKPTISYLAQEELKLVHDALKLAFEAHDGQKRRSGEPFIIHPVEVARILGELELDWESIAAGLLHDTVEDTKLVTFDRIEKEFGATVRHIVEGETKVSKLGKLKCKSADSSVQDVKADDLRQMFLAMTEEVRVIIVKLADRLHNMRTLSHMPPHKQSSIALETLQVFAPLAKLLGMYQIKSELEYLSFLYTNPSDFAELKKRVEDLYRDYEKELDEAKKILRQRLEEDQFLDLVSVKTEVRSVCKELYSVYKAVLKSKRSIHEINQIAQLRIIIKPKTCNGVGPLCSAQQIKDYIATPKPNGYQSLHTTVMPFLYESMFHLEVQIRTEDMDLIAERGIAAHYSGRVVPGLVGKEIPGGRNSKGKTTCLNNTDFALRIGWLNAIREWQQEFVGNMSSREFVDTVMRDLLGSRVFVFTPKGEIKNLPKGATVIDYAYMIHTDIGNNMVAAKVNGNLVSPMHILANAEVVEIITYNALSSKSAFQRHQQWLQHAKTRSARHKIMKFLREQAALAATEITADTVNDFVADLKDGGEYEQTFSRSSPNKRKSIWEKMLAIATESTSTERKHDLLPVRNTSDLPKINGKYNKIVQTMCMKINGNPMTRDDAFTEFIYGKIPTYKEVLPGLESWKAGKIALWHHVEGNSIMWFCVVCIDRKGMMAEVSSALTAVGIRICSCVAEIDRRRGMGVMLFHFEGTPDNLVNACSSVDVILGVLGWSAGCSWSSPMDDHNFL, from the exons ATGGCTTCTTCCCCGTCGAGTTCGG GTGGGATTGACTGCGCAGTGTCCGTGGAGTGCGCGAACCTCTGCAAGCTCTATAAAGGAGAAGGCGGCGGGTGGTACGAGTGCAGCGTGCTCTCTTGTGCCTGGAAGGCGCCGAGGGTTCTTACTGGTTCTCTCGCCAGCACTACCTTGCCGCGGTGCTCGGCTTACCATCGTGATGAGAAGGTTAGGGTGAGGAGAAAGCGCTGGTTGTGCCAGGTGAATGCG GTTAGATCTGAAGACCTTAATGAGGGACAGTTGGGATGTACCAACTCTGTTGATTTTTCAGTATATGAATGGTTTTCTAGATCACATATTACTCTTCAAACAAGCCAAAAATGGAGGCTTGGTTGTGCTTCATCAAATTCGAGCTTCTCTGATAGCATTTCTCCTGATTCATTGTGGGAG gaCCTGAAACCAACTATTTCTTATCTTGCACAAGAGGAACTGAAGTTAGTGCATGATGCTTTGAAG CTTGCGTTTGAAGCACATGATGGGCAGAAACGGCGAAGCGGGGAACCCTTCATTATTCATCCTGTTGAAGTTGCACGGATACTTGGAGAACTT GAACTGGATTGGGAATCCATTGCTGCTGGTTTATTACATGATACTGTTGAAGATACAAAATTAGTTACATTTGATAGGATAGAGAAGGAATTTGGTGCTACCGTACGACACATTGTGGAGGGAGAGACCAAG GTgtccaagctgggaaaactaaagtGCAAAAGTGCAGATAGTTCAGTTCAAGATGTAAAAGCTGATGACTTGAGGCAGATGTTTCTTGCAATGACAGAAGAG GTTCGTGTTATAATTGTCAAATTGGCTGATCGTTTACATAATATGCGTACTCTATCCCACATGCCTCCACATAAGCag TCCAGCATTGCCTTAGAGACACTTCAAGTGTTTGCACCTTTAGCAAAGCTTTTAGGGATGTACCAAATTAAG TCAGAACTAGAATATCTGTCTTTCCTGTATACAAATCCTAGTGACTTCGCGGAGCTTAAGAAAAGAGTTGAAGATCTTTATAGAGATTATGAGAAAGAACTAGATGAG GCTAAGAAGATCTTAAGGCAAAGACTCGAAGAGGACCAATTTTTGGATCTTGTTTCAGTGAAAACAGAAGTGCGGTCTGTCTGTAAAGAGCTGTACAG TGTGTACAAAGCTGTGCTGAAATCGAAGAGGTCAATTCACGAGATCAACCAAATTGCACAG CTCCGAATTATTATAAAACCGAAAACCTGCAATGGAGTTGGACCTCTCTGTAGTGCACAACAG ATCAAAGATTATATTGCTACTCCAAAACCCAATGGCTACCAAAGCCTCCATACCACAGTGATGCCCTTTCTTTATGAGAGCATGTTCCATTTGGAGGTTCAG ATAAGAACAGAGGACATGGATTTAATAGCTGAAAGAGGTATAGCTGCTCATTACAGTGGAAGAGTAGTTCCTGGTTTGGTAGGGAAAGAAATACCTGGTGGGAGAAATTCAAAAGGAAAGACCACTTGCTTGAACAATACTGATTTTGCTCTCAGG ATTGGTTGGCTCAATGCTATCAGAGAATGGCAGCAGGAGTTTGTTGGTAACATGAGCTCTAGGGAATTTGTTGATACTGTCATGCGAGACCTGTTGGGTAGTCGGGTGTTTGTTTTTACGCCAAAAGGAGAG ATTAAAAACCTCCCTAAGGGTGCAACTGTGATTGATTATGCTTATATGATTCACACTGATATTGGAAACAATATGGTCGCAGCGAAG GTCAATGGTAATCTTGTTTCACCCATGCATATCCTTGCCAATGCCGAAGTTGTCGAGATAATCACCTACAAT GCTTTATCAAGCAAATCAGCTTTCCAAAGGCATCAGCAATGGCTGCAGCATGCAAAGACTCGAAGTGCCAGACACAAAATCATGAAA TTTTTGAGGGAGCAAGCTGCACTTGCTGCAACTGAAATAACTGCAGATACGGTTAACGATTTTGTTGCCGATCTCAAGGATGGGGGTGAATATGAACAGACGTTTTCCAGGTCTTCACCGAACAAAAGAAAATCCATATGGGAAAAGATGCTTGCGATTGCCACGGAATCAACTTCCACAGAGAGAAAGCATGACCTTTTACCAGTTCGGAACACTAGTGACTTGCCTAAAATCAATGGAAAGTACAACAAGATTGTGCAGACAATGTGTATGAAGATCAATGGCAATCCAATGACCAGAGATGATGCTTTTACTGAGTTTATATATGGAAAGATTCCTACATATAAAGAGGTGTTACCTGGTTTAGAAAGCTGGAAAGCAGGCAAAATTGCATTGTGGCACCATGTTGAAGGCAATTCAATTATGTGGTTTTGTGTAGTATGTATCGATCGCAAAG GTATGATGGCTGAAGTTTCATCAGCGCTGACGGCTGTTGGGATTAGGATATGCTCTTGTGTG GCAGAAATTGACAGAAGAAGGGGTATGGGTGTAATGTTGTTTCATTTTGAAGGAACACCGGACAACCTG GTGAATGCATGTTCGAGTGTGGATGTGATCCTTGGTGTTTTGGGTTGGTCTGCTGGCTGTAGCTGGTCCAGTCCGATGGACGACCACAATTTTTTGTGA